AATAACCGTTATAATGATGATATATTCGAAATTGTAGTTTCTTATCTAACTAATTTGGTGGAAAATCGTTTATAATTCCCTAATTTTTAATAAATCCTTGACACGCCGTCCATATTACATTAGTATACATAATACTCGCATACGAGTAACTGTTATACAACTTATATTTTTTGGGGAAGGAGGTGAACCATGAAACCGACCGACTGCATCTGCTTCAAGCTGGCCAAGGCGAGCCAGACGGCCATACGCTTCTGGAGCCAAAAGGTGGCAAATCTAAATATCACCGTCGTCCAGGCGATGATACTGAGGTTTCTCCACGAACAGGATCAAATTACCTCCCGGGAGCTGGGGGAGAGAACGATGCTCGACAGCGCTACGCTCACCGGCGTCATAGACCGCCTCGAATCGGTAGGGCATGTAAGGAGGGAGCATAACCCGAAGGACAGGCGGTCCATCCTCATTAGGCTGACGGCCAAAGGGAGGGAGGTGGGCGAAAGGCTCGACGGGCTGATGGAGGAGGCGAACAGGGAGTTCCTGTCGGAGTTTACCGGCGAGGAGGGGGCCGCCCTGAGGGATTACCTCGACAGGATCCGCACGAGGGACGACTGATTGGGGAGACAGGCAACGATCATTTGGATAATCAAACTTGTTTTACACTTTTAAGGTTTGAATTGAAAAGGAGGACGAGATGGATAAAGATGAGATAAGGGACTACGGAATGGAGCTGGGGGCGGACGTTGTAGGCTTTGCGGACATAGCCGACTATCGGTCGGAGAGGTCGCCCGATCCGAAGACCATATTGCCCGGCGTAAGGTCGATGGTGGTCCTGGGCTATCGGGAGATTCACGGCGCGATAGAGAGCGAGAACAAGAGGATAAGCATGACGACCCGGATGGGGATGATGGAGCTGGGGCTCAAGAACAACTACCTTATGACCAGATACATCGAGAGGGGAACGGAAACAAAGGCTGTATCCGTCCCGCCGTCGTATCCGCTGGACATGGATCTCCCCTACATGGGAAGCGTGGGGGACGTCTCCCTGCGTCACGCCGCGGTGGCGGCGGGGTTGGGAGTCTTCGGCCGCCACAACATCGTCATCAACCCGAGGTTCGGCACGAGGATCGTCTTCACGGCGATTCTATCGGAGCTCCCCTTAAGCTCCGACCCGAAGGTGGAGGAGGATCTCTGCAACGACTGCGGGCTCTGCGTCGAGGCGTGCCCGGCGGGTGCCCTCAACGAGGAGGGGAAGACCGATTTTA
The nucleotide sequence above comes from Candidatus Zymogenus saltonus. Encoded proteins:
- a CDS encoding 4Fe-4S binding protein, with product MDKDEIRDYGMELGADVVGFADIADYRSERSPDPKTILPGVRSMVVLGYREIHGAIESENKRISMTTRMGMMELGLKNNYLMTRYIERGTETKAVSVPPSYPLDMDLPYMGSVGDVSLRHAAVAAGLGVFGRHNIVINPRFGTRIVFTAILSELPLSSDPKVEEDLCNDCGLCVEACPAGALNEEGKTDFMKCLKISQPYGIGGLIRYHYKMIDATDEMKKEMLRDPKFLNLYQAQFIGFQYFCFKCMEACPACI
- a CDS encoding MarR family transcriptional regulator, translated to MKPTDCICFKLAKASQTAIRFWSQKVANLNITVVQAMILRFLHEQDQITSRELGERTMLDSATLTGVIDRLESVGHVRREHNPKDRRSILIRLTAKGREVGERLDGLMEEANREFLSEFTGEEGAALRDYLDRIRTRDD